In Gammaproteobacteria bacterium, one genomic interval encodes:
- a CDS encoding exported hypothetical protein (Evidence 5 : Unknown function) gives MHSLSIVIAKTTLLLSCLVSVPSSAEQFYRWIDKTGQVTFSDSAIPPSPNHHLEETQSYTPPSPQSQEQGLQRLKEFRTYNREHPLSFIVNNRSGTTPSRAECEDAMHHYEIESNSLTSTHASIKVAEAQMRMKCHQSERKSRLRDNDHRWTRHR, from the coding sequence ATGCACTCTCTATCTATCGTTATCGCTAAAACGACGCTATTACTTTCTTGCTTGGTCTCTGTTCCGTCAAGTGCTGAGCAATTTTATCGCTGGATCGATAAAACTGGTCAGGTTACCTTTAGCGATAGCGCTATTCCACCGTCCCCTAATCATCATCTGGAGGAGACACAGAGCTACACCCCACCCTCCCCCCAAAGCCAGGAACAGGGCCTACAGCGTCTCAAGGAATTTCGTACCTATAATCGAGAGCATCCGCTCTCCTTCATCGTAAATAACAGAAGCGGGACAACCCCATCCCGAGCAGAATGTGAGGACGCAATGCATCACTATGAGATTGAATCCAACTCCCTAACAAGTACCCATGCATCGATAAAAGTGGCAGAGGCTCAGATGCGCATGAAATGCCATCAATCCGAACGAAAATCAAGATTGAGAGACAATGACCATCGATGGACAAGACACAGATAG
- the ttcA gene encoding tRNA-cytidine(32) 2-sulfurtransferase, translated as MSLLTPPKSLLRLAGSAIADYRMIRPGDRVLLGLSGGKDSFSLLHILLHLQRHAPIRFEVGAITVDPQSPSFDPSPLKTLIPALGIPYIYEAQPILEQAQAHMDGDSYCSFCARMRRGILYTQARRHGYNVLALAQHLDDLAESFLMSAFHGGRLKTMKAHYVNDAGDLRIIRPLVYVRERQTAAFAVAAGLPVISENCPACFTAPTQRQHFKELLAREEGTNRHLFKSLLAALRPVMGTIPEEPPKVLGE; from the coding sequence GTGTCGCTGCTGACCCCACCCAAGTCATTATTACGCCTCGCTGGATCGGCGATTGCCGATTACCGAATGATCCGCCCGGGCGATCGAGTGTTGCTAGGCTTGTCGGGGGGTAAGGATTCTTTTTCCCTGCTCCACATTCTATTACATCTTCAACGCCATGCCCCGATCCGTTTTGAGGTGGGGGCAATTACCGTGGACCCGCAAAGCCCGAGCTTCGACCCCTCGCCGCTGAAGACCTTAATTCCTGCGTTGGGGATCCCCTATATCTATGAGGCACAACCTATTTTGGAGCAGGCCCAGGCTCATATGGATGGTGATTCTTATTGTTCTTTCTGCGCACGTATGAGGCGTGGCATCCTTTACACCCAGGCGCGGCGGCACGGTTACAATGTTCTGGCCTTGGCCCAGCATTTGGATGATTTGGCGGAGAGTTTTCTAATGTCAGCCTTTCATGGTGGGCGACTCAAGACCATGAAGGCTCATTATGTGAACGACGCTGGAGATCTACGTATTATCCGTCCGTTGGTCTATGTGCGTGAACGTCAGACTGCTGCTTTTGCCGTAGCGGCGGGATTACCTGTGATTTCCGAGAATTGTCCCGCCTGTTTCACCGCACCCACTCAGCGCCAACACTTCAAGGAACTCCTCGCCCGCGAGGAAGGTACCAATCGTCACCTCTTCAAAAGCCTACTTGCGGCCTTGCGGCCGGTCATGGGTACGATACCGGAAGAGCCGCCAAAAGTGCTGGGGGAGTAA
- the gshA gene encoding Glutamate--cysteine ligase — translation MGRYVSMERVSLVPSVIPVMNLSPVMSVPRLTTALDGPLLDLERRLLGHQATIEAWLRTQWQETPAPFYASVDLRNAGFKLAPVDTNLFPAGFNNLNPAFLPLCIQAVQHAIEQIHPTTRNILIIPESHTRNLFYFQSVARLRKILTKAGFQVRIGVLPEGVVEGAAREIALPRGNSLHLEPLRREGNRVYVNDFFPCLVLLNNDLAGGCPPILENLDQPLVPPLELGWSNRLKSDHFAEYRQVVLEFAHLLDIDPWVIDPLFTDCGAVDFMARGGEECLTESAATLLNAIQRKYDEYKLDQPPFLIVKANQGTYGMGVMTVRSASELKELNRKQRTRMSTSKGGMEVSRVILQEGVYTFESWKGSVAEPVVYMIDRFVVGSFYRVHTERGRDENLNAPGMHFEPLSFEESCITPDQDSPPDCRPNRFYAYGVIARLALVAAARELIQHNLAPKQC, via the coding sequence TTGGGACGCTACGTTAGTATGGAACGTGTCTCCCTCGTACCTTCCGTCATCCCTGTTATGAACCTTTCACCTGTCATGTCTGTCCCCCGTCTAACCACTGCCCTAGATGGCCCCTTGCTTGACCTAGAGCGCCGCCTCCTAGGACATCAAGCAACCATTGAGGCCTGGCTGCGCACTCAATGGCAGGAAACGCCGGCACCTTTCTATGCCTCCGTGGATTTGCGCAACGCAGGTTTCAAATTGGCACCTGTGGACACTAATCTGTTTCCAGCGGGATTCAATAATCTCAACCCTGCTTTTCTACCTCTGTGTATCCAGGCGGTACAACATGCCATTGAACAGATACACCCTACTACTCGCAATATTCTGATCATCCCGGAGAGTCACACCCGTAATTTGTTTTATTTCCAAAGTGTTGCTCGGTTACGGAAGATTCTTACGAAGGCCGGTTTCCAAGTTCGCATCGGTGTTCTTCCGGAGGGAGTGGTAGAGGGCGCTGCTCGGGAGATCGCCTTACCGAGAGGCAATAGCCTCCATCTTGAGCCTCTGCGTCGTGAAGGCAACCGTGTTTACGTCAACGATTTTTTCCCTTGTCTGGTACTGCTCAATAACGATTTGGCGGGAGGCTGCCCCCCTATTCTGGAAAATTTAGACCAACCACTTGTCCCCCCTCTTGAGCTAGGTTGGTCGAATCGTCTCAAATCAGACCACTTTGCCGAGTATCGCCAGGTCGTATTAGAGTTTGCTCATCTCCTCGATATCGATCCGTGGGTTATCGATCCCCTTTTCACCGATTGCGGCGCTGTGGATTTCATGGCTCGTGGTGGAGAAGAATGCTTAACTGAGAGTGCCGCTACTTTATTGAATGCCATCCAGCGCAAATACGACGAATACAAGCTCGATCAGCCCCCTTTTCTCATCGTGAAAGCCAATCAAGGGACCTATGGTATGGGGGTAATGACCGTACGCTCGGCATCAGAACTCAAGGAGCTTAATCGTAAGCAACGAACACGCATGTCAACTAGCAAAGGAGGGATGGAGGTATCGCGGGTAATTCTACAAGAGGGGGTATATACCTTCGAGAGTTGGAAAGGTTCCGTGGCGGAACCGGTAGTCTATATGATTGACCGTTTTGTCGTCGGGAGTTTCTATCGCGTCCATACCGAACGCGGACGAGATGAAAATCTCAATGCCCCTGGGATGCACTTTGAACCGTTGTCTTTCGAGGAATCATGTATTACCCCCGATCAAGACAGCCCCCCAGATTGTCGTCCCAATCGATTCTACGCTTACGGTGTCATCGCTCGCTTGGCATTGGTTGCTGCGGCTCGAGAGCTTATCCAACATAATCTGGCACCGAAACAATGTTGA
- a CDS encoding lipid A 4'-phosphatase — translation MPLPSMSGTWITVQRHPVLMAFLVGVVLFLVFPSLDLRISYWFYRPDEGFFWRSHPLVVFIYNVVPWLAAGLVVGYSAVLLGPLVSKKVWLQSRRRSVGYLLLVLLLGPGLMVNTVLKDHWGRARPYQVQFFGGTQQFTPALVPATQCDRNCSFVSGHASLGFYFVAFGFVLRHQRRAWLAIGLVAGTGVGLVRIIQGGHFLGDVIFSFFVVYVVAWVLQGLVHPLSEGD, via the coding sequence ATGCCCCTGCCGTCGATGAGCGGAACCTGGATAACTGTACAACGCCACCCTGTGCTAATGGCGTTTCTCGTGGGGGTGGTTTTGTTTCTGGTTTTTCCGTCACTGGATCTGCGAATAAGTTATTGGTTCTACCGTCCCGACGAGGGATTTTTCTGGCGTAGTCATCCGCTGGTAGTATTTATTTATAATGTGGTTCCCTGGCTGGCAGCGGGATTAGTTGTGGGATATAGCGCGGTATTACTCGGTCCTCTCGTCTCAAAAAAGGTCTGGTTACAATCACGGCGACGATCTGTTGGTTATCTGTTATTGGTCTTGCTCTTAGGGCCAGGTTTGATGGTGAATACGGTCCTCAAAGACCACTGGGGGCGGGCGCGACCCTACCAGGTACAGTTCTTCGGGGGTACCCAGCAATTCACGCCCGCGCTGGTACCCGCAACCCAATGTGATCGTAATTGTTCTTTCGTGAGTGGTCATGCGTCACTTGGTTTTTACTTCGTTGCCTTTGGTTTTGTGCTAAGACACCAGCGCCGTGCCTGGTTGGCAATAGGTCTAGTGGCAGGAACGGGAGTAGGTTTAGTACGCATTATCCAGGGAGGGCATTTCCTAGGCGATGTGATCTTTTCATTTTTTGTTGTCTATGTCGTGGCCTGGGTGTTACAAGGTTTGGTTCACCCACTGTCTGAAGGTGACTGA
- a CDS encoding conserved hypothetical protein (Evidence 4 : Unknown function but conserved in other organisms): protein MNTEKLPHSIVFVQLGEVLPNYTADALFQARLFNSCPIYLIAEQAALAAVSFDSALAVTIVTVESLPTSASHAAFRKSTKVDRQFRSGFWTYVIERFFYLETLALRFGLENIIHLETDNLLYADLTVIVPLLARCYQGIAVPFVKDDRAIAGIVYFKDHNALARLTLFFANIFLNNPGVQINDMDLLGVLRQSFGPAVIDSLPVVPSDDPGPMQSLVGTQAADPTLYTRHFDSFRAIFDPGPLGQFIDGIDPRNAPGRKIIGFINETAVYWPSRYRYLLAFDEQGRRIPYLCTANHRWPIINLHFHSKNLSAFLSRPRPRPAALRLAGSVLGVIQPHTIPEYEVITGERLQALADISIIDDSTIAFHLSLRNTPNIRLCHLRGPRHHLVVDNAAQIREVQNASVIFVYTHLVESFFEHVVPHLTQHFVLITHNSDIRITESFRRFIEDVRVIHWFSQGVDIRHRKVTALPAGLANAQWPHGNTRALIETARQPRAKIRDAYLNIDVSTNVAHREPILNLLASRSFITQSERRPYREYLEQLAEHRFVISPCGNGLDSHRNWEALHLGVIPIVPIGAWMEDFVDLPILPVSDWGEITPEFLAQKEAQIRSERRFLDKILLSYWRNRIRAEIAQYETSPF, encoded by the coding sequence ATGAATACTGAGAAGCTACCTCACAGCATTGTTTTTGTTCAGTTGGGAGAGGTCCTCCCTAATTATACGGCGGATGCCCTGTTTCAGGCGAGACTTTTCAATAGTTGCCCGATTTATCTGATTGCGGAACAGGCGGCATTGGCAGCGGTCTCTTTTGACTCTGCACTAGCCGTTACCATAGTTACGGTTGAGTCACTACCCACCTCGGCATCTCACGCTGCCTTTCGGAAAAGCACCAAGGTTGATCGACAATTCCGTTCCGGCTTCTGGACGTATGTTATAGAAAGATTTTTCTATCTGGAGACGCTCGCCTTGCGTTTTGGATTAGAGAATATTATCCATCTGGAAACGGATAACTTGCTATATGCCGATCTTACGGTTATCGTCCCGCTACTGGCCCGCTGTTACCAAGGGATCGCGGTCCCCTTCGTCAAGGATGATCGTGCAATTGCGGGAATTGTTTATTTCAAAGACCACAACGCGCTGGCACGCCTGACACTATTCTTCGCCAACATCTTTCTGAATAATCCTGGCGTACAGATTAACGATATGGATCTTCTTGGCGTATTACGCCAGAGTTTCGGGCCGGCGGTGATTGATTCACTTCCGGTTGTGCCGAGTGATGACCCCGGTCCAATGCAGAGCCTCGTCGGCACGCAAGCTGCGGATCCAACGCTGTATACACGTCATTTTGATAGCTTTCGCGCAATCTTTGATCCGGGTCCGCTGGGCCAGTTTATCGACGGGATCGACCCACGCAATGCACCCGGTCGGAAGATTATCGGCTTCATCAACGAGACGGCGGTATACTGGCCGTCGCGGTATCGTTATCTTTTGGCTTTTGATGAGCAGGGGCGGCGCATTCCCTATCTATGTACTGCCAATCATCGATGGCCCATCATAAATTTACATTTCCACTCCAAGAATCTATCCGCCTTTTTGTCGCGTCCGCGCCCACGCCCGGCGGCTTTACGTCTGGCTGGGTCTGTCCTGGGAGTTATACAGCCTCACACTATTCCCGAATATGAGGTGATTACCGGGGAGCGGCTACAGGCATTGGCGGATATTTCGATCATTGATGACAGCACGATCGCCTTCCACCTTAGCCTTCGCAATACGCCCAACATTCGTCTTTGTCATTTGCGTGGTCCCCGCCACCACCTGGTGGTAGATAATGCGGCGCAGATTAGGGAGGTACAAAACGCCAGCGTCATTTTTGTTTATACCCACCTAGTCGAGAGTTTCTTCGAACATGTAGTTCCGCACCTAACGCAGCATTTTGTTTTGATCACCCACAATAGCGATATTCGCATCACCGAAAGTTTTCGACGTTTTATTGAGGATGTGCGGGTAATTCACTGGTTCTCACAAGGTGTTGATATCCGTCATCGAAAGGTGACGGCGCTACCCGCCGGATTGGCCAATGCCCAATGGCCCCATGGCAATACTCGGGCCTTAATTGAGACCGCGCGCCAACCACGAGCAAAGATTCGCGATGCCTATTTAAATATCGATGTTAGTACCAACGTTGCGCATCGTGAACCAATTCTCAATCTATTGGCCAGTCGGTCATTTATCACGCAGAGTGAACGACGCCCCTATCGAGAATATCTGGAACAATTGGCGGAGCATCGCTTCGTTATTTCGCCGTGCGGCAATGGCCTGGATTCTCATCGTAATTGGGAGGCACTGCACCTTGGCGTTATTCCGATAGTTCCCATCGGTGCCTGGATGGAAGATTTCGTAGATCTGCCAATCTTGCCGGTTTCCGATTGGGGTGAGATTACGCCAGAATTTCTCGCACAGAAAGAGGCACAGATACGATCGGAGCGTCGTTTTCTTGATAAAATATTGCTGAGTTATTGGCGGAATCGGATCCGTGCCGAGATTGCACAATATGAAACGAGCCCGTTTTGA
- a CDS encoding conserved hypothetical protein (Evidence 4 : Unknown function but conserved in other organisms) — protein METKIRPVTKEEQDTWPKTVIVPLEKPFTDERGSIQPLMNVAMESCVLISSKKGTVRANHYHRTDWHYCYVLEGEIEYWERPTGTTDPAVKTVIGPGTMFFTGPSQDHAMVFTKDTTFLTFGRNSRAHEVYEADVVRIPPLASPY, from the coding sequence ATGGAAACAAAAATACGTCCGGTCACCAAGGAAGAGCAAGACACATGGCCCAAAACGGTTATTGTGCCATTAGAAAAACCATTCACGGATGAACGCGGGAGTATCCAGCCCTTGATGAATGTCGCAATGGAATCCTGTGTCCTAATCTCCTCGAAGAAAGGTACGGTGCGCGCCAATCACTACCATAGAACCGATTGGCATTATTGCTATGTGCTGGAGGGTGAAATCGAATACTGGGAACGTCCCACGGGAACAACCGATCCCGCAGTTAAGACAGTGATCGGCCCCGGTACGATGTTTTTTACCGGGCCATCACAGGATCACGCTATGGTGTTTACCAAGGACACAACATTTCTCACCTTTGGTCGCAATTCCCGCGCCCACGAAGTCTACGAGGCCGATGTGGTGCGGATCCCCCCCCTGGCGTCGCCATACTGA
- the drgA gene encoding Protein DrgA → MNVAEAIRTRRAVKAFDPTHRMTEEEIKQFFELAMLAPTAFNIQNWRFVLVQDPILRQQIREVSWNQAQVTDASLLVVMTADLRSWEKEPQRYWRLAAQPVQDFLLPAIDQYYRGREQVQRDEAMRSCGIAAQTLMLVARELGYDSCPMDGFDFDAVARLINLPADHVIAMFVAIGKAIQPTHPRSGPLDMSEVVIRDRF, encoded by the coding sequence ATGAATGTAGCTGAAGCTATTCGTACCCGTCGTGCTGTCAAGGCGTTTGACCCTACGCATCGTATGACCGAAGAAGAAATCAAACAATTCTTTGAGTTAGCCATGCTGGCCCCCACTGCCTTCAATATTCAAAATTGGCGTTTCGTGCTCGTCCAGGATCCGATACTTCGCCAACAAATTCGCGAGGTCTCTTGGAATCAAGCCCAGGTTACCGACGCATCTCTACTGGTGGTGATGACTGCTGATCTTCGCTCCTGGGAAAAAGAACCTCAACGCTATTGGCGTTTAGCCGCGCAACCGGTACAAGATTTTCTCCTACCGGCCATCGATCAATATTATCGTGGTCGTGAACAGGTCCAACGGGATGAAGCCATGCGTTCCTGCGGTATTGCCGCTCAGACGTTGATGTTGGTCGCTCGTGAATTGGGTTATGATTCCTGTCCAATGGATGGATTTGATTTCGATGCCGTTGCCCGGCTGATCAACTTACCCGCTGATCACGTCATTGCCATGTTTGTAGCGATTGGCAAAGCCATTCAGCCGACCCATCCTCGTAGTGGCCCCTTGGATATGTCTGAGGTTGTTATTCGCGATCGGTTCTAG
- the gsiD gene encoding glutathione ABC transporter membrane subunit GsiD, translating to MKVIVLAATVLGVWALLALVGHWLPLDPERMDLTHLLAPPALDGWLGWDDLGRPVWDRLVMGARTSFLVAVGVVTLSATLGTLFGTVTAYLGGWWDHVAVRIIDVFLAFPGILLAIALAGLLGPGIDNVVIALGVVGWVGYARLARAQTLSLKHRDHVQAARALGVRGLCIVVRHLLPLILAPLIVEATFGVAAVVTAEAGLSFLGLGVQPPTASWGSMIRDGTRYLLVAPHLVLAPGVALAAVVLAVNLLGDALRDYLDVRQGNERS from the coding sequence ATGAAAGTAATTGTTTTGGCGGCTACGGTGCTGGGGGTCTGGGCATTACTCGCGTTGGTGGGACATTGGCTCCCCCTGGACCCAGAACGCATGGATCTCACCCACCTCCTGGCACCACCAGCGTTGGACGGCTGGCTGGGCTGGGACGACTTGGGTCGACCAGTGTGGGATCGCTTGGTGATGGGCGCACGCACTTCGTTTCTGGTGGCAGTGGGAGTGGTGACCTTATCCGCGACACTGGGGACCCTGTTCGGGACTGTCACCGCCTACCTGGGGGGCTGGTGGGACCACGTAGCGGTACGGATCATCGATGTTTTTCTGGCATTTCCCGGTATCCTGCTTGCCATCGCCTTGGCGGGATTATTGGGGCCGGGCATCGACAACGTGGTGATCGCTTTGGGGGTGGTGGGGTGGGTGGGTTACGCGCGCTTGGCGCGTGCCCAGACCCTGTCACTCAAGCATCGTGACCACGTTCAAGCGGCTCGAGCGCTGGGGGTACGCGGGCTGTGCATCGTTGTTCGTCACTTGCTCCCCCTCATCCTTGCCCCCCTCATCGTCGAAGCTACCTTCGGGGTTGCCGCAGTAGTTACAGCAGAGGCGGGTTTATCTTTTCTAGGGTTGGGGGTACAACCTCCCACTGCCTCCTGGGGCAGCATGATCCGAGATGGGACCCGTTATTTGTTGGTTGCCCCGCACTTAGTCTTGGCGCCGGGGGTCGCCTTAGCGGCGGTGGTGCTGGCGGTGAACCTGCTCGGAGATGCGCTACGCGACTATTTAGATGTACGTCAAGGGAATGAGCGAAGCTAG
- a CDS encoding putative TPR_REGION domain-containing protein (Evidence 3 : Putative function from multiple computational evidences), whose product MSLEIISNAFAHYATGKRTEAKDLCGEILRDKNSPSHLLAMYLLGIIALDEGDLDNALNYLRIAVSSSPLFAAFYHNYGVALMRHGDTEKAIACFHQAVALDPGASAHAYSPTWRNLGDGTLLFEPGFSIDLAYAESAKILQLYLK is encoded by the coding sequence ATGAGCTTAGAGATTATTTCAAATGCGTTCGCTCATTACGCTACCGGAAAGCGTACAGAGGCAAAAGATTTGTGCGGGGAGATTCTCCGTGATAAAAATAGCCCGTCGCACCTTCTTGCCATGTATCTTCTCGGAATCATTGCCTTGGACGAGGGCGATCTTGATAATGCCCTAAACTATTTGAGAATTGCGGTCTCGTCGTCGCCGCTCTTTGCGGCGTTTTACCATAACTACGGGGTTGCACTCATGCGTCACGGTGATACGGAGAAGGCAATCGCTTGTTTTCATCAAGCGGTTGCCCTGGACCCGGGCGCCAGTGCCCACGCTTATTCCCCAACGTGGCGAAACCTAGGCGATGGCACACTTCTATTTGAACCTGGATTTTCTATCGACCTGGCATACGCCGAATCCGCAAAAATTCTCCAGCTCTATCTGAAATAA
- the nagZ gene encoding Beta-hexosaminidase, giving the protein MPLGPVMIDIEGTALTAEDRELLRHPQVGGLILFSRNYTSLEQLQALLAEIHTLRNPRLLVAVDHEGGRVQRFREGFTRLPAVARLGEVYDLDPRRALRLADLAGWLMAAELRSVGVDFSFAPVLDLGKGVSSVIGDRAFHSTPQGVARLAQAYVTGMQRAGMAATGKHFPGHGAVAADSHLALPVDERSFDEIAAEDLYPFRTLIAHGLVGIMPAHVVYPRVDPAPAGFSRFWLQEVLRIRLGFQGVIFSDDLSMVGAEGVGGYRARARAALEAGCDMVLVCNRRTAVAEVLHAVEGYDRPLTHLRLVRMHGRDGIDPAALHRDNAWRTAVTELTHALDDPGLSLNL; this is encoded by the coding sequence ATGCCTCTAGGGCCAGTGATGATAGATATCGAGGGTACTGCGCTAACTGCCGAGGATCGGGAGTTGTTGCGTCACCCTCAGGTCGGGGGGCTCATCCTCTTTTCCCGCAATTACACCTCGCTAGAACAGCTCCAAGCCCTGTTGGCGGAGATTCATACCCTGCGTAATCCTCGTCTTTTGGTGGCCGTGGACCACGAAGGTGGACGGGTACAACGCTTCCGGGAGGGATTCACTCGTCTACCGGCAGTCGCGCGTTTGGGGGAAGTCTATGACCTTGACCCGCGTCGTGCCCTACGTCTCGCCGACCTTGCTGGCTGGTTAATGGCAGCGGAACTACGGTCAGTGGGGGTGGACTTTAGCTTTGCCCCGGTGTTGGACCTAGGAAAGGGGGTGAGCTCGGTCATTGGGGATCGTGCCTTTCACTCCACGCCTCAGGGGGTCGCAAGGCTCGCCCAGGCCTACGTTACGGGGATGCAGCGGGCAGGAATGGCGGCTACCGGTAAGCACTTCCCCGGCCACGGGGCAGTAGCAGCGGATTCGCACCTGGCGCTACCGGTAGACGAACGCTCCTTCGATGAAATTGCCGCTGAGGATCTCTATCCATTTCGGACGCTGATTGCCCACGGCTTGGTTGGCATCATGCCCGCCCATGTGGTCTATCCGCGTGTTGACCCGGCACCGGCGGGATTTTCGCGTTTCTGGTTGCAGGAGGTATTGCGCATCCGCCTGGGTTTCCAGGGGGTGATTTTCAGTGATGACTTGTCGATGGTCGGGGCCGAAGGGGTTGGCGGCTATCGGGCGCGGGCTCGTGCTGCACTAGAGGCGGGGTGCGACATGGTACTCGTGTGCAATCGTCGGACGGCAGTCGCCGAAGTACTGCACGCCGTGGAGGGCTATGACCGGCCCCTTACCCACCTCCGATTAGTGCGTATGCATGGTCGTGATGGCATCGATCCCGCCGCTTTGCATCGTGATAATGCTTGGCGTACTGCAGTGACCGAGCTTACCCACGCTCTGGACGACCCTGGTCTCTCCCTCAACCTCTAA
- a CDS encoding hypothetical protein (Evidence 5 : Unknown function) — MKRAMPTHSIGIPAIRVASHQDRVPKSIFNQCLRVVRVTVPLAFSLFSAGILSTPSAQAGVISAWPHPAPSLYETNILASPPLPFANFILLLPTGTERGIDPADRWTVTANIEAGHVWIGHQALNHVQGFVNDPSTQDSDRNPLTPEYDRHATGVGSVIAGRGAQGQHPGIAHNTELHSGAVATKWSGKAYSGSFATTPQAVATAYGAFFGFADVINSSWGGGDPTGTSFPALITDGLANENPASTFVVSAGNAGPGNNTVGGPGSGYNNITVGALQNNGSNIYDSVAKFSSRGPHDYSDPLNGIIPGVRAEVDIVAPGTHLTTAHYGGQTGGNHPALPGNIASGGPNAYMTNVKGTSFAAPMVAGAATVIVSAAKSTPELAGNPNARDARVIKSVLLNSADKIPGWNNGQTPHSNELGGVVTTQALDWASGAGALNLNRAQEQYIAAGTRDLAGLEGGMVKKSGWDYGQVEIGKTNVYRINEMLPADTLLSVTLNWFRDRAFNSEMLIAQELGHADLDLMVRDTITKKIIAESISTYNVTEHLYFTLPATSLYQIEVNYGGNLFGATRKEEYGLAWLTNPTVETRRALRRCQVESSTRPLRPGEIHPAACFSAPPRPVRANATVLPRGGWLVAK, encoded by the coding sequence ATGAAGAGAGCGATGCCTACTCACAGTATCGGTATCCCTGCCATCCGGGTAGCTAGTCACCAAGACAGGGTACCCAAGTCGATCTTTAACCAGTGCCTGCGGGTCGTGAGAGTCACAGTGCCTCTCGCTTTCTCCCTATTCAGTGCAGGAATCTTATCGACACCGTCGGCGCAGGCGGGTGTGATCAGCGCATGGCCTCACCCCGCGCCATCCCTCTACGAGACAAACATCCTTGCCAGTCCCCCGCTTCCATTTGCTAACTTCATCTTGCTATTGCCGACGGGGACAGAGCGTGGAATTGACCCCGCTGACCGCTGGACCGTTACGGCGAATATTGAGGCTGGCCACGTTTGGATTGGTCATCAAGCCCTCAATCATGTTCAGGGATTCGTAAACGACCCTAGCACCCAGGATTCCGACCGAAACCCCTTGACCCCCGAATATGACCGTCATGCCACTGGGGTGGGGAGCGTCATCGCGGGTCGTGGTGCGCAGGGTCAGCATCCCGGTATTGCACACAATACCGAATTGCATTCTGGCGCCGTGGCGACGAAGTGGAGTGGCAAAGCCTACTCTGGAAGTTTTGCTACGACCCCACAGGCAGTAGCAACCGCCTATGGGGCCTTTTTTGGTTTCGCTGACGTTATTAACAGCAGTTGGGGCGGCGGAGACCCAACTGGGACCTCGTTTCCAGCGCTAATCACCGATGGCCTCGCCAACGAAAATCCTGCCTCTACCTTTGTTGTCTCGGCGGGCAATGCGGGTCCGGGCAACAATACGGTAGGTGGACCGGGGTCCGGTTATAACAATATCACCGTTGGCGCCCTCCAGAACAATGGTTCCAATATCTACGATAGCGTTGCCAAATTCAGCAGTCGTGGCCCCCATGATTATTCTGATCCGCTCAACGGCATCATTCCGGGGGTACGCGCAGAAGTCGATATTGTCGCTCCTGGAACTCATCTGACTACCGCCCACTATGGTGGCCAGACTGGCGGGAATCATCCGGCGCTGCCGGGAAATATTGCCAGTGGTGGCCCAAACGCCTACATGACTAATGTCAAAGGCACCAGCTTTGCCGCCCCAATGGTTGCCGGAGCGGCAACCGTGATCGTGAGTGCTGCGAAGAGCACCCCAGAATTGGCCGGAAACCCTAATGCCCGTGACGCCCGCGTGATTAAATCGGTACTGCTCAACAGTGCGGATAAGATCCCAGGTTGGAACAACGGGCAAACTCCACATTCAAATGAATTGGGTGGCGTGGTTACTACTCAGGCGTTGGATTGGGCCAGTGGTGCCGGTGCGCTCAATTTGAATCGTGCTCAGGAGCAATATATTGCTGCGGGAACTCGCGATCTCGCCGGATTAGAGGGCGGGATGGTAAAGAAGAGTGGCTGGGATTATGGGCAGGTCGAGATTGGGAAGACCAATGTCTACCGTATCAATGAGATGCTACCTGCGGATACTCTTTTGAGCGTAACCTTGAATTGGTTTCGGGATCGTGCCTTCAATTCGGAGATGTTAATTGCCCAGGAGTTGGGGCATGCCGATCTGGATCTGATGGTGCGTGACACCATCACCAAAAAAATTATTGCGGAATCTATTAGTACCTACAATGTCACGGAACATCTTTATTTTACGTTACCGGCTACATCATTGTATCAAATTGAGGTCAATTACGGTGGGAACCTCTTTGGTGCGACACGCAAAGAGGAATATGGCCTTGCTTGGCTTACCAATCCAACCGTAGAGACACGCAGGGCGCTACGCCGTTGTCAGGTCGAGAGTAGTACTCGACCACTAAGACCAGGAGAGATCCATCCTGCTGCTTGTTTTAGTGCGCCCCCCCGTCCGGTTCGTGCAAATGCAACGGTACTACCTCGGGGCGGGTGGTTAGTTGCAAAATAG